The Halomicrobium zhouii region GTTCCGTCGGGGTCCCACCCGACGCGCTCACGGGCTTCGTCCCTGGGAATCGGTCGGAACATCTCCGCGTCGATGCCGAACGGGACGACGGCGTTGTTGACGGACAGCTCGGCGGCCATCGCGTCGCTGGGGACCACGACCCCGTCGGCGCGGCGAGCACCGAACCGACTGAGTGCCGTGAGCCACCGGCGGTCGCTCATCAGGTCGGTCCCCCAGAGCGTGCACACGACGGGACGCGTCGGTTGCGCGAGCGCGAACGGGAGTGTCAGTCCGTAGTTGGCGTGGACGACGTCGTATCCGTCGAGCGAGTGGCCGAGGACCGTGGGCGCGTACTGCAGGTAGTCGCCGACACTTCGTGGCGAGTCCGGGCGATGGCTGCCGGGAATGGCCAGCGTCGTGCAGTCGACTCCCTGTCGTTCGAGCGCAGTCACCTGGTTCTCGAAGAACGATCGCGGCGTCGTCGTCAGCTGTAGCACCTTCATGGTTCGACTGGTGCCGCCGTACCGACCTGGTCCAGAACGACGTCCGTCACGTCGCACTTGTCGGCGAGCAGGCGCTCGCGCCGGCGCTGCCACGGCTCGCTCTCTTCGCCTTCCTGCAGAATCGCCGTGGCCCGATTGACCGCACGGACGTGTCGGCCGTCGTCGGTGAACGCGTGGACGAGTCCGTACTCCGCTTCGAGTTCGGTGAGGTAGCCGAGTGGGAGCGAGTTCACGTAGATGGCCGGCGTCCCGAGGACGGCGCATTCGGCCGCGGTCGTCGCGCCCTCGCCGACGTAGAGGTCGGCGGCGGCGAGCAGGTCGTGGAGGCGTTCGGGCTGGACCGATAGCTCGTAGTCCGTCAGGTCGTCGTCGAGGTCGCCCTCGGCGGTGATGCGGACCGTCGCCCCGGCGGCCTCCAGTCGCTCGACGACGGACCGGTGGTCGTCGAAGCCGCCCTCGCCGACGTCGTGGGACGCTCCCCAGTCGCCCAGGCGAAGGACGACGAGCTGGTCCTCGGGCGCGACGCCGACGGCCTCGCGCACGTCGGGGTCCGGCGTGAACCGGTCCGGGTGGAGGTAGGCGAGTTCGTGGTAGCCCGGATAGCGGTGGTGGTTGTCGCCCAGGTCCGCCTCGAAGCACTCGGGTGTGCAGATGACGTCCGCGAACGGAAAGGAGAGGTTCCGGATGATCGAGGCGTGCTCGGTGTCGTAGAAGACGACGCTCCGCGCGCCGACGAGCGAGGCGACGTGGGAGACGGCGACGCCACCGACTGCCGTCATCACGTCCGGCTGAATCTCGCGTGCGCGACCGAGTAGCCGGGCCTCGTAGACGAACTGGGCCCGTGCCAGCGAGACGATCGAATCGGACTCGCCGGCCAGTAGTTCGTAGTCGATGTCACAGCGTTCGAGCAGTGCGGTCGACATGGCGTTCTCGCGGGCGAAGACGAACACGTCGTGGCCCTCGTCCTCGAGTGCCGCGATGGCGTGTTTGAAAAAGTGGACGTGGCCCGCGTGCTGTATCGTGACGACGACTCTCATCCGTATTCGCCCTCCGTCGAGTCACCGCCGCGTCGCACGTACGTCTCTCGCAGGCGCCAGAGGTACATCCGGAGCAGCGACAGCGACGTGTACCGAACGTACTGCCAGAAGTCGATAGTACTCTCCTCGTCCCCGTACCGGGCGGGCATCCTGACGTCGGCGACGGCCACGCCGGCGACGTTCAGCCGCGCGAGCAGGTCGTTGAGGTATCCCCAGCCGTCCGGAACCGAATCGAGGTCGATCGCGGCCAGCGCGTCGTAGGAGATGGCGGTGTAGCCATTCTGGGGGTCCCGCATCCGCCAGTACCCACTCGAAATCTTGGTGAGGCCGGTCAGGATCACGTTCCCGACGAGGCGAAAGGTCGGCATCTCCTCGCGGCTGCTCGCGTCGGCGAGCCGGTTCCCCTTGGCGAACCCGGCCGTTCCCTCGACGACCGGGTCGAGGAGCCGATCCATCCGGGAGAGATCCATCTGGTCGTCGGCGTCGATGCTGACGGTGACGTCCATGCCGTCGAGCAGCGCGTGGCGATAGCCGGTCTTCAGGGCGCCGCCGGCGCCCGCGTTCTGGTCGTGGCGGATGGGGACGACGGTTGTCGCCGCCGTTCCGCCGTCGGCTACGGGCGTCGCTCTGGTCGCCGTCGCCGCGGACGGCGCAGTCTCGGCCGCGGGTTCACAGGTCGCGTGGTCACAGATGACTTCCCAGGTCCCGTCCGTCGAGCAGTCGTCGACGGCGTAGACCCGGTCGACGAACGACGGGACCTTCTCGATGACCGTTCCGACGTGTTCGACCTCGTTGTACGCTGGGACGACCACCCCGACGGTGTGGTCGCGGTACATCTACACCCTCCGGTAACTGACAGATTCGGGGAGGAGCGACCGGTCGACCGTCCCGTCGACGTCGACGATGGCCGGGTCGTCGTCGAGTCGGTCGGCCAGGACGCGCGGGTCCACGTCGCGGAACTCCTCGTGGGGCGTCGCCAGGAGGAGGCCGTCGAATCCCTCCAGTGACAGGGTCGGCTGCGCTTCGACGTCGAACTGCGCCTCGATCGCCTCGTCGTCGGCGTAGGGGTCGTGGCCGACGACGTCGATCCCGTACTCCTTGAGCGCGGCGATGACGTCGGCGACTTTCGAACTTCGCAGGTCGCCCACGTTTGGTTTGTACGAGAGCCCGAGTACGAGCACGCGGCTCTCGCCGAGGGGGTGTCCCGCCTCGCTCAGCGCCTTCACCATCAGGTCGGCGACGTGGTGGGGCATCGACTCGTTGACCGCGCGGGCGGTCTGGATCAGTTCGGGTTCGGCTCCCGCCTGGCGAGCGCGGTACGCGAGGAAGTGTGGATCGACGGGGATGCAGTGGCCCCCGACCAGCCCGGGTTCGTACTCGTGGAAGTTCCACTTGGTCCCCGCGGCCTCGAGGACGGCGCGCGTGTCGACGTCGAGTTCCTCGAACACGGTGGCGAGTTCGTTGACCAGCGCGATATTCAGGTCCCGCTGGACGTTCTCGATGACTTTCGCGGATTCGGCCACCTCCATGGAGGGTGCCCGGTGGACGCCGGCGTCGACGAGCAGATCGTACAGTGCCGCGACGTCCTCTCTGACGGTCTCGTCCTGGCCGCTGACGACCTTGATGACGTTCGAGAGGCCGTGTTCCTCGTCGCCGGGATTGGCCCGCTCGGGTGAGTAGCCGACGAAGAAGTCCTCACCACAGGTCATCCCCGAGCCGCGTTCGATCGCCGGCGCGAACTCCTGGCGCGTCGCGCCGGGATACACCGTCGATTCGAGGACGGCGGTCGTCCCGCGGGTCATGTGCTGTCCGACCTCCTCGCCCGCCGCGACGACGTACTCCATGCTCGGGCGGTCGTCGTCGTCGACCGGCGTCGGGACCGTGACGACGACGTACTGGGCGCGTGAGATGGCGTCCGGGCTCGTCGTGAACGACACCTCGCTCTCCACGATGGCCTCGTCACCGAGGTCACCCGTCGTGTCCGTTCCCGCTTCCAGTGCAGCGATGGTCTCCTGACTGACGTCGTAGCCGACGACGTCGAAACCGGTGTCGTCGAAGCCCACCGCCAGCGGGAGGCCGACGTAGCCGAGACCGACGACGGCGACTGTGGTCGCCGTCGGGTCGAGCAACTGGTTCTCGCGTTCCGTTTCGATGCCTTCGAGTCCGTCGTCCGGTTCTGAGAGGGAGTTCATGGTGTCTGGTCTTCGTCGGCCGGCTGGGACGCGACCACGTCGCCGCGCCGGTCGTCGCCTGGGTTGCGGCGTGGCAGTCCGCGGCCGGGCCGAACTCGTTACTTCCTGAGGCGTACCGACCCATTCCTATACAGCGGATAAGCCAGAATTTCCGGTGAAGGGGGTGCTATACGCCAATATTTGCGGTATTCGTTCGTCTCGCGAACGGTCGCGTGCCCGAGAAACAGTTGATCGCGGGTTTAACACGGTGTTAAGACCGTTTCACC contains the following coding sequences:
- a CDS encoding DUF354 domain-containing protein, which produces MRVVVTIQHAGHVHFFKHAIAALEDEGHDVFVFARENAMSTALLERCDIDYELLAGESDSIVSLARAQFVYEARLLGRAREIQPDVMTAVGGVAVSHVASLVGARSVVFYDTEHASIIRNLSFPFADVICTPECFEADLGDNHHRYPGYHELAYLHPDRFTPDPDVREAVGVAPEDQLVVLRLGDWGASHDVGEGGFDDHRSVVERLEAAGATVRITAEGDLDDDLTDYELSVQPERLHDLLAAADLYVGEGATTAAECAVLGTPAIYVNSLPLGYLTELEAEYGLVHAFTDDGRHVRAVNRATAILQEGEESEPWQRRRERLLADKCDVTDVVLDQVGTAAPVEP
- a CDS encoding glycosyltransferase family 4 protein, whose amino-acid sequence is MKVLQLTTTPRSFFENQVTALERQGVDCTTLAIPGSHRPDSPRSVGDYLQYAPTVLGHSLDGYDVVHANYGLTLPFALAQPTRPVVCTLWGTDLMSDRRWLTALSRFGARRADGVVVPSDAMAAELSVNNAVVPFGIDAEMFRPIPRDEARERVGWDPDGTYVLFPYESTRPEKDYPRARRIVEGCTADAELKQVSGVDYEEMPYYMNASDALLVTSQRESGPMVVKEAAACNVPVVSTGVGFVERTLTDVDNSFVADSDATLTSSLDDVLASDARSNGRAVLDGLGLDAMGEQLLGVYERVLDERGERAALPSPRSVTR
- a CDS encoding glycosyltransferase family 2 protein; this encodes MYRDHTVGVVVPAYNEVEHVGTVIEKVPSFVDRVYAVDDCSTDGTWEVICDHATCEPAAETAPSAATATRATPVADGGTAATTVVPIRHDQNAGAGGALKTGYRHALLDGMDVTVSIDADDQMDLSRMDRLLDPVVEGTAGFAKGNRLADASSREEMPTFRLVGNVILTGLTKISSGYWRMRDPQNGYTAISYDALAAIDLDSVPDGWGYLNDLLARLNVAGVAVADVRMPARYGDEESTIDFWQYVRYTSLSLLRMYLWRLRETYVRRGGDSTEGEYG
- a CDS encoding nucleotide sugar dehydrogenase; translated protein: MNSLSEPDDGLEGIETERENQLLDPTATTVAVVGLGYVGLPLAVGFDDTGFDVVGYDVSQETIAALEAGTDTTGDLGDEAIVESEVSFTTSPDAISRAQYVVVTVPTPVDDDDRPSMEYVVAAGEEVGQHMTRGTTAVLESTVYPGATRQEFAPAIERGSGMTCGEDFFVGYSPERANPGDEEHGLSNVIKVVSGQDETVREDVAALYDLLVDAGVHRAPSMEVAESAKVIENVQRDLNIALVNELATVFEELDVDTRAVLEAAGTKWNFHEYEPGLVGGHCIPVDPHFLAYRARQAGAEPELIQTARAVNESMPHHVADLMVKALSEAGHPLGESRVLVLGLSYKPNVGDLRSSKVADVIAALKEYGIDVVGHDPYADDEAIEAQFDVEAQPTLSLEGFDGLLLATPHEEFRDVDPRVLADRLDDDPAIVDVDGTVDRSLLPESVSYRRV